Genomic DNA from Candidozyma auris chromosome 1, complete sequence:
ttgaatctcttcaatcttcttgacagcCAACTCACAGGCTTTTCTCAATCCTTTCGTGATGAGACGCAGCGAGATGCCATCTTCAATAAATGACTTggtctccttcaagaactctCCTGCCAAAAAGGTCACCGAAGTGGTGCCATCGCCAACTTCAGCGTCCTGGGCACGTGAGATGTCCACTAGCATCTTAGCAGCGGGATGCACAATATCAAGCAATTTCAAGATGGTGGCTCCATCGTTGGAGATGGTGGTTTTACCGTTCgatgacttgatcaagataTCCGATCCAAAGGGACCCAATGTTGGTTTAAGAGTCTCCTGGATAGCCAAACAGGCGTTAATGTTGTTCAAGATCTGGCCCTTGCCCTGCAGGGCATCTGTACCTTCCTTGAGAACAACAATTGTTGGGGTCTGGTTGGAGAAGGCCATTGTATGTGGTAGTATTAGGGTCTGATGTAGGCACTTTTTCGAGGTGTACTAAAAGGGCTTCTGGTATGTGCACGACCCACCGCTGGGAGCCACGAGGACAGCTTTTTCATAACATGAGCGGGATTGTAGTGGAAGCTGACAACTGGATTGGATGCATCCATGGGTTTAAATTTGGTAATGACGGCTTTCAGTGGCGATGTATAAAGACTTTACTTTTACACGTGACTATCATGTGATGCGGTTTATAACGACGTGATTTTTTTCTAAGCTGACAATTACAAACAGTCAAAATTAATCTAAGTGATGATATTATGAGAGCCTTTTGTCCTCTTGAGCTATTCTTGCTCCCCAAATTTGCTTGTGTGCCTCAACCTATTTGAAGATACAATCCTCAAGATCTCATCAGGCTCGAAAACCTCTCGAAACAACACAAGTTTCATCCAAATGTCAAATCCAgctcgttgaagaattaCTCAGGCCTTCATCGTTTTCAGTTTTTGAGACCCTCTACGTATTCTGTGCCGTAATCGTCAACTTCATGCCCCTCCACATAGTGTTTGTAGGATTCGCAGtagtgaaaaaaaaaaaaaaaaaaaaagtcaagATACAGACCAATATCTACAACATAAGACACACAAATCTTCCCCTAATGTTTCCGTCGGCAAGAAGCATTACAAGCGGAGTCCACTTTGTGAACTCCGTAAGACACTCAAGTAATGTCAGGCTTTCCGGCAGAAGAGTGATGAAAACCATCAAGATGGGGAAAGCCAGACCAGCGATCTTCCATCAGTTCGAGACGTTTGTGGAGCTTTCTGACGGCTCTGTGgtaaaaagaagatctcaGGCACCTAAAGACGAGATAAGAATGATCTCGGACCAGCGGTCCAGTCCGATGTGGAATCCAACGAGAGACGACTTAGACGATACCGATCCTAACGCTGTGGGCAAAGTTGATAGATTCAGGAAGAGGTTTGGGGGCTTCGATGGTGCCGAGGAAGCTTCGGAGAAGCTCTCATTTCaggagagaagaaaacagGCCAACGAACAGAAGGAGAACTTGTTCGATCTCTTGGGTGAGAATGCCACTGAAGTCAAGGGTGGTAAGGTGCAGCCTAAGTgggcgaagaagaagaaataaGGATCAGGCGCTTGTATATATAGTTAGAGAGATTGGGGAAAATATCATGAACATAGCTCGACTGTTGTAGGCTCATGCTGTGTTGAGAAAACCGAAAAATATGCTATGCTAATAATTCTTTACTTGGCACTTTAAGGTAGTGAGCAAGGATATCACTCATAGGAACACCTAGACTCctgagctctttgagaCACCATTCAATGTTAACTTGGTCTTGTTGTTTGATGGCTTGTCGGTAGATGGCATTGATACAGGATATTCTGTTGTGattgtcaatgacaataaAATCATTGAACTGATTAGGTAGAAggactttttcaaaatcaaaccTGCTCTCTTTCTTATTCAACGCAGTCAATCCTTTAAATATGAAAAGAGTTCTGCTCAagctgttgttgattttggtggtgaagtaCCCAAAGATCTTGCTCGTGAACAAGTAGTAAGCGGGATCCAGTGTAGAGAGCTTCTTAAACTGTCGACAAAAGGTTTTTAGAAAAATCTCTCTGTCACCATGAGCCTCGGGCAGATATAGATAATGCTCCAAAACATGGATGTAACCGATCTTGGAAACGGACACATCATTTTTGAAGCACATTTCAACACTTTGCTGGACTTTGTTTTGAcgaagaagcttttcaatAAGGGCTCCAAAATCATGCAGGCTGAGTCCTGAAGGAGTTTTGAAAATAGCTTTGAGTAACTTGTCTGATGCTTCCTCGTTATTTTGATGCAAAAATGATGAGAATAAGGACGACAAGGACCTCCTCGATAGTGGAGCTTCAAGACATTTGGAAAGCTCAGCGAACTCGGCCTGTTTATCAGGAGACTTACCGTACACTAATAACAAGGTATCGATTACCTTCGGGTGTCTTTGAAGATCGTGAGGGATATCCTCCGAAAACTCCGCCGCCCAGCCAAGGTCTTCATCTACAAGTCTCTCCAATAAtgaattgagaagagcAGCTTCATTTGACATTGTTGCAGGTGAATAATTCTGAAGCTCCTTCCAAATATCTGTGGCTCTGCACAAGTTTCCCTTATCCATATTAGCTCTAAGAACCTGTAGAGCGATTTCAGAATACCTCTCATGCGATAATAGCTTGTCTTTGATGTTGTCATAAATATAGTTTGCGTAAAAAGGAATATGTGGTTCATGAAGCATGCAAAGGAGGGCATCGAGTAAAACATTAAAAGAGACATTGTCGACGCCATGTAGATCTATAAGTTTTGTGATGGTGTATGCAGTGAAAGAGGGCTCTAACAGAGAGCCCAATGTCAAGTTCAGAATTAGGAGCTCTAAGCTCGGGCGATCTAAAGATGTGCCCATCTCGAGTAGTTGGATTGCAAAAGAGGGGGCCATCAAGGGCTCGCCAGAGGAAAGGCAGACCtcagaaacaaaaatggaaCAAAGCTCGCTCAACGaacttctttgttttttatATACTGAGAGTCTCCTTTTGGTGCCCGAGGAGATTAGCTTAGCAGCGTCCATTTTTTGTAGAGTCGATACAAAATCCTCTATTTTTCCCCGCTTCAATAGCTCAAATAGCTCATGATACATCATTGCACGTACTGCCTTGGACTTGGGGAACCCCCATAGCAAGAGAGACAATATGTCGTTATTGATCGCTGGGTAGAGCATGATGTCTCCAAGAAACAGCTCATTCTTGGACTTATAGAAAGCATGACACTTACGGCAGGATTTTCCAAATGGCTGGTCCTTGATAAAAAGACTATAGGCGTGAGAAAGCCGCCCAAACGCTGCTAGGACCTTCTCAGATGCCCCTGGTGATGGCACTTTTGTAGACCTGATTTGACTGGTTTGATGCGATAGGAGACGAGGTTGATAACAACTGATTCTGATATAATGTAGTGGCCATCTATGATGCCGTAGCTGAGGGATCATGTCGGGATTGTGGGAATTCAGGAAGAGAGATGAGTGGTGATGATGTAGGAGTagctgaagatgaggatttTCCTGTATTTAGAAACACAGCAGACGTCGTCCCAGCAAATGGTGAAACATGTGTAAAACTGAATactgaaaagaaaaaaaaaaataaatataAATATAAATATAAAAAGTAGGTTCAAGAAAACGAGAGTCTCAAAGTTGTTCTTTTACGACTTGCTATGCTCATAAAGACTTCCTTCCTCAAAGTTAGTAGTACTTCACTTGTTTtacaaaatggctgcgaaaaggTATCAACGTACATTAGGCGAAAATAAGAATAGGATATAGcgaaagaagaaaaattttccGGAACGTCTCCAAATAAAGAGTAGCGAAAGTATGAGTATCAGTCATTAGAATTAAAGCAACAAGGCAGCAGCAAGCAAAGCGCCAAGCGGCGTGGTTGCAAGTCTCACAGCTCCCCCAGTGTACTGAGATACACTAGCAGAGGGCCCTGGCTGGCCAACTTGGGAGACagaaggagcaggagcagGTCCCCCGTGGTTGCCTTCACTGCCATGGCCCCCTGGACCTCCTGGACCACTTGGGCCGCCTGGACCACCTTTGCCACCGTTACCTTCTGGCTGTTCACCCTTTGGCTGTTCAACGTCTCCACCGTTTTCACCGGGACCGCTTGGACCGCTTGGACCGCTTGGACCGCTTGGACCGCTTGGACCGCTTGGACCGCTTGGACCGCTTGGACCGCTTGGACCGCTTGGACTGCTTGGACTGCTTGGACCGCTTGGACCACTAGGTCCACTTGGTCCTTCAGGTCCACTAGGTCCACTAGGTCCACTAGGTCCACTTGGTCCTTCAGGTCCACTAGGTCCTCTTGGTCCTTCAGGTCCCTCTGGTCCCTCTGGTCCCTCAGGTCCCTCTGGTCCTTGTGGTCCACTAGGCCCACTTGGTTGTGGGTGTTCAGGGCCTGGCTGAGTTGGCGTATAAGTCACAATAGCTGTACTAGTTGAACCGGTAATTGTCACAGTTGTGGGCTCAGTGTGAGGGCCAGTGTGGCCGTCAGTTGGCGTGGTCTGAGACTCAGTACTTGTTTCTGTGCCAGTACTCGTGTTTGAAGTGGATGGACCAGTGTGAGAGTCAGTTTGCTCAGAAGTCGTCTTCGAAGTAGTAACAGAAGGTGGTTCAGTGCTGGGGCCTGGCCCTGAGGTGGTTGACTCAGTTGATTCGGTTGGCGTTGTTTCGGTGGTCACATTTGTGGAAGAGCTTGACTCAGTACTGGATCCAGTTTCGGATTCAGTGGGCTTCGTCTCTGAGGAAGTGTTCGTGGAGGTAGTTGGCTCAGATGAAGTAGCTGGCCCAGGTGAGGTACTTGACTCTGATGAAGTAGTTGGCTCAGTACTGGTTTCAGAGCTTGAAGTGGTCTCAGAGCTTGAAGTGGTCTCAGAGCTTGAAGTGGTCTCAGTAGAAGTAGTCTCAGTATTGGAGGTCTCTGAACTGGAGGTAGTCTCAGTACTGGAGGTCTCTGAACTGGAGGTAGTCTCAGTACTGGAGGTCTCTGAACTGGAGGTAGTCTCAGTACTGGAAGTAGTCTCGACACTAGAGGTAGTCTCAGTACTGGTCTCAGTAGACGACGTTGCCTCAGAACTGGAAGTAGTCTCAGTGGAAGTAGTCTCAGTGCTGGTCTCAGTGGAAGTAGTCTCAGAGCTCGAAGTCTCAGTACTGGAAGTGGTCTCTGAAGATGTCTCAGTTGCAGGAGGAGGGTTCAGTGACGAACTGCCAGAAGGCTCTGTTTTGGACGACAGTGAGCTGGTAGTCTCCGAGGTTGAGCTCTCGCTTGTGGTGGTAGGTGGAACAGTCGAAGAAGTAGACGAGCTCAGCGAAGTAGTGGTGGTTGTTTCACACTCACACACCCAACACTGCTTGTGGAACCTTGGTTGTAAGTTTCTCACCCTGTTGAACACTCCCAGTCTTTTGGAGAGAGGAGAGTCCAcatctctcttcaagacGTTATTGAGGAACCCATCCACATCTCCCACTTCGGTGATTtcatctccaacacctCTTTCAACAGTGTAGGCATAGGAGTCCCTGGAAAAAACAGATTTGTAGGCACGAgcagcttctccttctggCTCCAAAGCAAGACGAACCTCCAACTTATGTGGGAGACAGCACACAACGCCGGCTGGTTTGTGCTTGTGTCTCTTCTCGAGCATCCGTTCCGACCTCACTCTCACTCTGGCCGTCCACTTAGTCCATGGAATTCCCTCCATTTTGTTGTCTCTGCCAATCAACTGCACATCTTCGACTCCAGTGCCTTCGATAGTCAAGCTACGCACCTGGTTGTTGGAAATGGCCTTGGCTAACTCCTCATCCTCGGCGGTCTTGAAATTCAAGGACAACTCGTAGACGTTGTCACCGACCTTAGTGACATCACTGACTGCCACTCCCGCATCGATAAACTCGGGGCCATCGTTGGAACGACGATGATGGCCACCTTTCACCCAGTAGTGCTTAGAAGGTGTACAGTAGTCGTCGTCAGCTGGCAAGGTGGTAGTGCCGATGGGCTTGTTGTGTAAGTGCCTTGCCATCAAGTACCCACTATCAGCAGCCACTACACCTGCAAGAAGTAAAGAGAATCTCATTGTGGAGGTGAAGTTTTAAGATAGAGAAGATTTTGGAAAGTACCGGGGAGAGCCTTGCTTTTTATATACGGCAAGAAGCCGTAAAATTCGTATAAGAATCGTCCATTGGCAGCAGTGAGTTTATTATTTTCTCGTCAAACCTCGTTttgcaatggctgcaactaTTGATGCAAATCTTCGACAAACGCATGCACCAACTTTGCGTTGCAGAAGTCAGCTGTAACAATCACCGTATCTTTCCAAAAGCGGTGTGTCGTCTAGAACATCTGTTTGAGGCCTACAACATCCTGGTTCTTTAAACCGCTGGTGAGACAATTCAACCTGACAGCTAAGCCGTGCGCATTGTACATTGGCAGAGACAAACAGCTCGATTGTTGACCACTTCTAAAGCCTCCTGAGGGCGGCCCCCTGGCTCATGAATATCCCTGACTATATTCAACGTGAAAGTGGTTCTTCCTGTGTCAACGGCACGCCCATTCTGGGCATTGTGAGCGGCGAGCCCAGAAGAGTTTCCGCTCCACTGCGGCCGCCTCCAGCATCTACATGAAGAGACGAAGACGGCAAAAGTAATCTCCGTGAGTTGGTGCTAAATTATTTTTGGTATTCCAGCCTCACTGTCCAAGTTCCCAGTGAGAGACCTCTCAAAAGacccagaagaagcacatGCCGTCCTCAACCTGTAGGGTTAAACTTTAGTCGGTGGTAAGCCTCATCTTAGGGTCACATCTAAAGCTCGTCAAAGAGACGGGATCGGCGCTCCACGAGTCTAGGCGTTAGACGAGCGCAGTTTGTAAAATAGAGACATTCGTCAAAATATCGCATCCTGAAAGCGGCATCGCTGCGTCTGTTTCTGGAAAACGCAGTTATCAAGTCGCCCGGGTTGCCATAATAGAATACGCTTGATTTGTGGGTGCTACATCCTCTACGCAGTCGGATCGACATCGGTTCTTGCTCACTCCAGTTGCTCTGCTTTGTCAGACCATCTGACGTTATTCACGAAAGAATCCGATGCAGCAACAGAATGAGCCCATGGCTTAGCCGTTGGTTACGGAAGCGTTTACGTTGAGCTTTGGAGCTCATGGAGGGGAGAGAGAAAACCATGCGTGCATAGTCGAGGCACGCTCGAGGCACGAATAAGCGATTTTTGTGGGGCTCCCTCGCAGAGACGAGCTCGCCAATGAGGACCCTTGCTGAAAGTTGTCGTTCCATGTGAGAGTGAAGAATTTTCCTCGAGGATTCCCGGAATAGGAACTGGTGAAcggctttttttttttctttggtggaTCCGAATTTCCGCTTTAGGCAGACACCTTCGTACATGAACAAAGAGCTACTGAGGGCCTCTCTATTGCAAATCACAATGGTTCTGCTTCTTGTCTTGCGCTCAAGGCAGACGTGCATGTGAAGCGCCACTGGGGCAGAAACCTCTCCAGAAACTGCCTCCGCGAGATGCGGTATACTCGCTTGGGCAGATCAATTCTTGGCCTTGTGAAAGCGGCCATTGATCAGAGTCTGAATTGTGGTTCTCGATACCCGCGGAATAGGACTCTGCTTCTAATAAACCTCTTCGTGTGCTCTAACTAGCAACCGCTCGGTCGCAGTCCATAGATATTTTTATGCACgttatttttttggcttccaATCCTTCTACCTTAGTCCTTTAGCCCCCGAGTGGCTTTAGAACCGTTCGGTTAATCTGTTCGCTTGGGAGTTGCCCGACTGCCTGTGGTTCTCCACCAATCACACAAGCTGCCCGGCTTTTAGAGTGTCTGGCACAGGAGAAAATGAATGCGCCTGCCTTCTACGTCTGACAATAAGGCCGTACTTATCAGTAACTCTCGCAGTTCCGTTTACTGATAGTATTACATTACAAGCAAtacaaaaacaaagaaataAACAAATCGCCCCGGGAATCACTCGTGCCCCAAGCAAAAATTAGTCTGCAAAGTAGCTACAAGCGGAAGAATCGGACACAAAAGGAAACAGAATCACATCATGCCAGTGAAGATCTAAAGGGCCGTTACGTGAGCAAGCCGATAAATCCCAATAACGTCCCTGAggttgagaaaaaaagacaCTAATTCGAGACTTTTCTGCCCAAATAATCAGCCAAACACGTTTCCTTGTTGCGATGTTTTTAAAATTCCCTCAGTTCAATGGCGCTCAAAAAAGATATTCTTTCCATGTGTCTGCATGGCTATCTGCCAACTGCAGGCACTAGATGTGCGCCGAAGCAACCTCGTGCATCGAAGTAGCACAAGATGCCTAGACGAGCGAGCACTCCGCATAGCGCAAATCTTTCGAGGCTCTGAAAATTTTAgcacaaagaaaaaagcgGTAGCACCTTGAAACAGTGCGAAACGCGAAGGCAGTGCGTTTTTAAAGATATTGGGGCAATTCTGAAAAGTCTCTAGTCACTGAAATTTCCACGTTCTCGAAATAGA
This window encodes:
- the MRPL36 gene encoding mitochondrial 54S ribosomal protein bL31m, with the translated sequence MFPSARSITSGVHFVNSVRHSSNVRLSGRRVMKTIKMGKARPAIFHQFETFVELSDGSVVKRRSQAPKDEIRMISDQRSSPMWNPTRDDLDDTDPNAVGKVDRFRKRFGGFDGAEEASEKLSFQERRKQANEQKENLFDLLGENATEVKGGKVQPKWAKKKK